From one Phocaeicola salanitronis DSM 18170 genomic stretch:
- the tilS gene encoding tRNA lysidine(34) synthetase TilS codes for MFYQKVIRYIHEKELFTKDDKIVVALSGGADSVALLRVLLQGGYTCVAAHCNFHLRGKESDRDAAFVQTLCTKLQVPLHIHDFDTKSYAEAHRVSVEMAARELRYAWFEEVRKQERAQVIGVAHHRDDSVETFLLNLVRGTGIQGLKGIVPKNGAIVRPLLDVDRTDILAFLASIGQDYVMDSTNQRDEFTRNKLRLNVLPLLREINPSVSETIAETARRLFEVDAVYRVAITEACRRVKEGEDRIDIARLRMETAPQAVLFELLYPLGFNASQLQDIFRSLDAESGRLFYSSGYAVLRDRDSLIIRKREGESPAWILHQETKEVKEGFQVPHDVHVACLDASKVTGPLVLRKWQAGDKFVPFGMRGFKKVRDYLRDRKFSRFDKENQYVVCAGEDIVWLVNERTDNRFRVTERTRKVIMLRIEKEGLQG; via the coding sequence ATGTTTTATCAGAAAGTAATCCGGTATATCCACGAGAAAGAGTTGTTTACGAAAGATGATAAAATCGTGGTGGCATTGAGCGGGGGAGCCGACTCAGTAGCTTTATTGCGCGTTTTGTTGCAGGGAGGATATACGTGCGTAGCGGCTCATTGTAATTTTCATTTGCGTGGGAAAGAATCTGATAGGGATGCTGCTTTTGTGCAAACATTGTGTACGAAGTTGCAGGTGCCTCTGCATATACATGATTTTGATACGAAATCTTATGCGGAAGCGCATCGGGTTTCCGTGGAAATGGCTGCCAGGGAATTGCGTTATGCCTGGTTCGAAGAAGTGCGTAAGCAAGAGCGTGCGCAAGTCATCGGAGTTGCCCATCATCGGGACGATAGTGTGGAAACTTTTTTGTTGAATTTGGTGCGTGGTACAGGCATTCAAGGATTGAAAGGGATTGTGCCGAAGAATGGGGCAATCGTCCGTCCTTTATTAGATGTAGACAGGACGGACATTTTGGCTTTCTTGGCGTCTATAGGGCAGGATTATGTCATGGACAGCACCAATCAGAGAGACGAGTTTACCCGTAATAAGCTCCGTTTGAACGTGCTTCCTTTGTTGAGGGAAATTAACCCTTCGGTAAGTGAAACGATAGCAGAGACGGCACGGAGGCTTTTTGAAGTAGATGCGGTATATCGTGTGGCGATTACGGAAGCTTGCCGGAGAGTGAAAGAAGGTGAAGACCGGATTGATATAGCCCGCTTGCGTATGGAAACGGCTCCGCAAGCGGTCTTGTTCGAATTGCTTTATCCTTTGGGTTTCAATGCGTCACAATTGCAGGATATTTTCCGTAGCCTTGATGCGGAATCGGGACGGTTGTTTTATTCTTCCGGATACGCGGTGCTGCGTGACCGGGATAGCTTGATTATAAGGAAGCGTGAAGGAGAATCCCCGGCTTGGATATTGCATCAGGAAACAAAAGAGGTGAAGGAAGGCTTTCAGGTACCGCACGATGTGCATGTCGCTTGTCTGGACGCTTCGAAAGTGACCGGACCGCTGGTGCTCCGTAAATGGCAGGCAGGTGATAAATTCGTTCCTTTCGGAATGCGTGGCTTTAAGAAAGTGCGTGATTATTTGCGTGACAGGAAATTTTCCCGTTTCGATAAAGAAAACCAGTATGTAGTGTGTGCGGGAGAGGATATTGTCTGGCTGGTAAATGAGCGTACGGATAATCGTTTCCGTGTAACGGAGCGTACACGGAAGGTGATTATGCTCCGCATAGAGAAAGAAGGCTTGCAGGGGTGA
- a CDS encoding efflux RND transporter periplasmic adaptor subunit encodes MKNKKTIIIITVIVVMIIAGCWIFGGAKAKNKVDFATEKAQTGSVSNSITATGTIEPVTEVEVGTQVSGIIDKIYVDYNSIVKQGEVIAEMDKVTLLSDLQSAQATYNGAKAEYEYQKKLYERNRTLHEKQLISDTDYEQSTYDYQRAKSTYEQSQAELSKAERNLSYATITSPIDGIVTSKDVEEGQTVASGFETPTLFTIAADLTQMQVVADVDEADIAGVTDGAKVTFTVDAYPDDVFEGEVRQVRLGSVNSSSSSSSTSSSESTVVTYEVVITADNPDLKLKPRLTANVTIYTLIHDNVLTVPAKALRFTPSKEIAGGREIKDCDSPHKVWTLENDVFTAHPVKTGISDGSKTEIMEGISEGTAVVTEAVVANTIPEMSESEAQGERSPFMPGPPGENKNKDKK; translated from the coding sequence ATGAAAAACAAGAAAACGATAATTATCATTACGGTCATCGTTGTAATGATTATTGCAGGATGCTGGATATTCGGTGGAGCTAAAGCCAAGAACAAAGTGGACTTTGCTACAGAAAAGGCACAAACAGGGAGTGTAAGCAATTCCATTACAGCCACAGGAACCATTGAGCCTGTAACCGAAGTGGAAGTCGGTACGCAGGTCTCCGGCATTATCGATAAAATTTATGTGGACTATAACTCCATTGTCAAACAAGGAGAGGTTATTGCCGAAATGGATAAAGTCACCTTATTAAGCGACTTGCAATCGGCACAAGCCACCTATAACGGCGCAAAAGCGGAATACGAATACCAAAAGAAGTTATACGAACGGAACAGAACACTACACGAAAAGCAATTAATCAGCGATACGGATTACGAACAATCGACTTACGATTACCAGCGTGCAAAAAGCACGTACGAACAAAGCCAGGCAGAACTTTCGAAAGCCGAACGAAACCTGTCGTATGCCACCATCACTTCGCCGATTGACGGAATCGTAACCAGCAAAGATGTAGAGGAAGGGCAAACCGTAGCGTCCGGATTTGAAACTCCGACCCTCTTCACCATTGCAGCCGACCTGACCCAAATGCAAGTAGTAGCCGATGTGGACGAAGCTGATATTGCAGGAGTTACTGACGGAGCAAAGGTTACGTTTACGGTAGATGCCTACCCCGATGATGTATTCGAAGGGGAAGTAAGACAAGTCCGTTTAGGAAGCGTCAACAGCAGTTCGAGCAGCAGCTCCACCTCAAGCAGTGAAAGCACAGTAGTCACTTATGAAGTGGTCATCACCGCCGACAATCCGGACTTAAAACTAAAGCCTCGCCTGACTGCCAATGTAACCATTTACACATTAATACATGATAATGTACTGACCGTTCCGGCAAAAGCCCTGCGCTTTACTCCCAGTAAGGAAATTGCAGGCGGACGGGAAATAAAAGATTGCGACAGCCCTCACAAAGTCTGGACATTAGAGAACGATGTATTTACTGCCCATCCGGTAAAAACCGGAATCAGCGACGGTTCCAAGACCGAAATCATGGAAGGCATCAGCGAGGGGACTGCCGTAGTGACCGAAGCCGTAGTAGCGAACACTATTCCGGAAATGTCCGAAAGCGAAGCACAAGGCGAACGAAGCCCTTTCATGCCGGGACCTCCGGGAGAAAACAAAAATAAAGACAAGAAATAA
- a CDS encoding AraC family transcriptional regulator, which yields MAKLYNDTGMELKYLIVNDRDRSFGLSINTVGYQSIRPNSPYPVRNHPTGYFFNAQKGRVLREYQLLYITKGEGTFASDNTLERNIGKGNLIVLFPGQWHTYGPNNETGWNEYYIGFEGSVADQLVRNTFLARDNQVLDIGLNEELTFLFSRALEIAEEDKTGAQQYLAGILLHMIGLVLSVSKNNIFERDNVMGKMEQAKIIMSENVYGEIDPEQLAARMNISYSWFRKAFKEYTGYAPAKYFQELKLRKAKQLLVGSTHSVKEICYMLGYASTEHFSNLFKKNTGLTPVKYRSFGRDMKSE from the coding sequence ATGGCAAAATTATACAATGATACAGGCATGGAACTGAAGTACTTGATTGTGAACGACAGAGACCGGAGCTTCGGGCTTTCAATCAATACGGTAGGTTATCAATCGATTCGTCCTAATTCTCCTTATCCGGTGCGGAATCATCCTACAGGATATTTTTTTAATGCCCAAAAAGGACGTGTCTTGCGTGAATATCAGTTGCTTTACATTACAAAAGGAGAGGGCACCTTCGCGTCGGACAATACGCTGGAGCGTAATATCGGAAAGGGGAATCTGATTGTGCTTTTCCCGGGCCAGTGGCATACGTACGGACCTAATAATGAAACGGGGTGGAATGAATATTACATAGGTTTTGAGGGAAGTGTAGCAGACCAGCTTGTTAGAAACACGTTTCTTGCCCGGGATAATCAGGTGTTGGATATCGGGCTGAATGAAGAACTGACTTTTCTTTTTTCGAGGGCATTGGAAATTGCGGAAGAAGATAAAACGGGAGCCCAACAATACTTGGCTGGAATCTTGTTGCACATGATTGGCTTGGTGCTGTCTGTTTCGAAAAATAATATATTTGAAAGGGATAATGTAATGGGGAAGATGGAACAGGCTAAAATCATCATGAGTGAGAATGTATATGGCGAGATTGACCCTGAGCAGTTGGCGGCTCGGATGAACATCAGCTATTCTTGGTTTCGGAAAGCGTTTAAGGAATATACGGGTTATGCGCCTGCCAAGTATTTTCAGGAATTGAAATTAAGGAAAGCCAAGCAATTGCTGGTAGGGTCTACACATTCGGTGAAAGAGATTTGTTATATGTTGGGCTATGCGTCGACGGAGCATTTTTCGAATTTATTCAAAAAGAATACAGGGTTGACACCGGTCAAATACCGCTCTTTCGGTCGGGATATGAAATCCGAATAG
- a CDS encoding sensor histidine kinase: MKQTTDIHRHSLEALIHIICWGLFFAFPLFFVQRTNGTIDWDAFLHHSLFPASSFFIFYLNYFIFIPYILFHGHTKRFLLANFIVIICMTFCLRYLNNLLSPPPPDFNRPLPPQFIFYLRDMSGLIFSTGLSVAIRMSIRWNKAEAERREAVKSRTEAELKNLRNQMNPHFLLNTLNNIYALIAFDTEKAQQAVQELSKLLRYVLYDNQQMFVPLIKEIDFIKNYIELMRIRVSPQVSIETSFDIKPNSQTPIAPLIFISLIENAFKHGISPTEPSFIRIAITETEEQICCNIRNSNHPKTRTDKSGSGIGLEQVSKRLELIYPGNYQWKQNLSADGKEYISSIHINLHHSH, encoded by the coding sequence ATGAAACAAACGACCGACATTCACCGCCATTCATTGGAAGCCTTGATACACATCATCTGCTGGGGACTGTTTTTCGCATTCCCTCTTTTTTTCGTGCAACGCACCAACGGAACGATTGACTGGGACGCTTTCTTGCATCACAGCCTTTTCCCGGCATCCTCATTCTTCATTTTCTACCTGAATTATTTCATCTTCATCCCTTATATCCTGTTCCATGGGCATACCAAACGGTTCTTGCTCGCCAACTTCATTGTAATTATCTGCATGACTTTCTGCCTGCGCTACCTGAACAACCTGCTCAGCCCTCCGCCCCCTGACTTCAACCGCCCCCTGCCTCCCCAATTCATCTTCTACTTACGCGACATGTCGGGCCTGATATTCTCTACAGGACTTAGTGTAGCTATCCGCATGAGTATCCGCTGGAACAAGGCCGAGGCAGAACGGCGGGAAGCCGTAAAGAGCCGTACCGAAGCCGAACTGAAGAACCTCCGCAACCAAATGAACCCACATTTCCTTCTCAACACACTGAACAATATCTACGCCCTGATTGCATTCGATACCGAAAAAGCCCAACAAGCCGTGCAAGAGTTAAGCAAACTATTGCGGTATGTCCTCTACGATAACCAGCAAATGTTTGTGCCGCTAATAAAAGAAATTGATTTCATTAAAAATTACATCGAACTGATGCGCATCCGTGTTTCTCCGCAAGTCAGCATAGAAACCTCGTTCGACATCAAGCCGAACAGCCAGACTCCCATCGCACCGCTTATCTTTATTTCATTAATCGAAAACGCATTCAAACATGGGATTTCACCAACCGAACCCAGCTTTATCCGCATTGCCATAACCGAAACCGAAGAACAAATATGCTGCAACATACGGAACAGCAACCACCCTAAAACCCGCACCGACAAAAGCGGGTCAGGCATCGGACTGGAACAGGTAAGCAAACGCCTGGAACTGATTTACCCGGGAAATTATCAATGGAAACAAAACCTTTCAGCGGACGGAAAGGAATATATTTCTTCCATTCACATCAACTTACACCATTCACACTAA
- the glf gene encoding UDP-galactopyranose mutase, translated as MHSKPYDYLIVGAGLFGSVFAYKAKLGNKKCLVVDRRSQVGGNLYCENQEGIHVHKYGAHIFHTSNKEVWDFVNSIVEFNRYTNSPVANYKGKLYNLPFNMNTFYQMWGVTTPAEAKAKLDEQRAEAVARMKEQGISEPRNLEEQAQVLIGKDIYEALIKGYTEKQWGRRCAELPAFIIKRLPVRMVFDNNYFNDKYQGIPIGGYNVLIERLLEGVDTRLECDFFAHREELEPLADKIVFTGAIDEFYGYQYGKLEYRTVRFETETLDMPNYQGNAVVNYTEREVPYTRVIEHKHFEMFGAEVEQCPKTVISKEYSSEWSEGSEPYYPVNDEKNNCLYLKYKALADMEPNVIFGGRLAEYKYYDMHHIVEKALNYFK; from the coding sequence ATGCATTCAAAACCGTATGATTATCTGATTGTGGGCGCCGGGCTTTTCGGCTCTGTATTTGCCTACAAAGCGAAGCTGGGAAATAAGAAGTGTCTTGTTGTAGACCGACGTTCTCAGGTGGGTGGAAACCTTTATTGTGAAAATCAGGAAGGGATTCATGTACATAAATATGGGGCGCATATTTTCCATACATCCAATAAGGAGGTATGGGATTTTGTAAATTCGATTGTGGAGTTCAACCGTTATACCAATTCGCCCGTTGCCAATTACAAGGGGAAATTATATAACTTGCCTTTCAACATGAATACCTTCTATCAGATGTGGGGCGTGACGACTCCTGCCGAGGCAAAGGCCAAATTGGACGAGCAAAGGGCGGAAGCTGTGGCTCGGATGAAGGAACAGGGTATTTCTGAACCGCGTAATTTGGAAGAACAGGCACAGGTATTGATTGGAAAGGATATTTATGAGGCATTGATAAAAGGATATACCGAGAAGCAATGGGGGCGGAGATGTGCAGAGCTTCCGGCTTTTATCATCAAGCGTCTTCCGGTACGGATGGTGTTCGACAATAATTATTTCAACGATAAATACCAAGGAATCCCTATCGGCGGATATAATGTGCTGATAGAGCGTTTGCTGGAGGGAGTGGATACCCGGTTGGAATGTGATTTCTTCGCGCATCGGGAAGAGTTGGAACCGTTGGCTGATAAAATCGTCTTTACCGGAGCGATAGATGAATTTTACGGTTATCAGTATGGCAAATTGGAGTACCGTACCGTCCGGTTTGAAACCGAAACGTTGGATATGCCCAATTATCAGGGGAATGCCGTGGTAAACTATACCGAGCGGGAAGTTCCTTATACACGTGTCATTGAGCACAAGCATTTCGAAATGTTCGGAGCCGAGGTAGAGCAATGTCCGAAGACGGTTATCTCGAAAGAATATAGTTCGGAGTGGTCGGAAGGAAGCGAGCCTTATTATCCGGTGAATGATGAAAAGAACAATTGTCTTTATCTTAAATATAAAGCATTGGCTGATATGGAGCCGAATGTGATTTTCGGAGGAAGATTGGCTGAATACAAGTATTATGATATGCATCATATTGTAGAAAAAGCCTTGAATTATTTCAAGTGA
- the rhaD gene encoding rhamnulose-1-phosphate aldolase: MESILNNRPALAAEIGKVAEVAGYLWQKGWAERNGGNITINITEYVDDAIRTMPAISEVKQIGAVLPQLKGCYFYCKGTQKRMRDLARDPMANGSVIRILDDCASYVIIADQPVMPTSELPSHLSVHNYLLSKGMNYKASLHTHPIELVALTHNQKFMQKDVASNLLWSMIPETKAFCPRGLGMVPYKLPSSVELAEATIKELDDYDVVMWEKHGVFAVDTDIMAAFDQVDVLNKSALIYIAAKNMGFEPEGMSQEQMKEMSVAFNLPK, encoded by the coding sequence ATGGAATCAATATTGAACAACCGTCCGGCACTGGCTGCCGAGATTGGTAAAGTAGCAGAAGTCGCAGGCTATCTGTGGCAGAAAGGCTGGGCTGAACGCAACGGCGGAAACATCACCATCAACATCACCGAATACGTGGACGATGCCATCCGCACGATGCCCGCTATCAGCGAAGTGAAACAAATCGGTGCGGTACTTCCCCAATTGAAGGGATGTTATTTCTATTGCAAAGGCACGCAGAAACGGATGCGCGACCTGGCACGCGACCCGATGGCAAACGGCTCGGTTATCCGCATTCTGGACGATTGTGCCAGCTATGTCATCATCGCCGACCAGCCGGTGATGCCTACTTCTGAGTTGCCTTCGCACCTGAGTGTGCACAACTACCTGCTTTCGAAGGGTATGAACTACAAGGCATCGCTCCACACTCACCCCATCGAACTGGTGGCGTTGACCCATAACCAGAAGTTTATGCAGAAGGATGTCGCTTCCAACCTCTTGTGGAGCATGATCCCGGAGACGAAGGCATTCTGTCCGCGCGGCTTGGGAATGGTTCCCTACAAATTGCCCAGCTCGGTGGAACTGGCTGAGGCGACCATCAAGGAACTGGATGACTACGATGTGGTGATGTGGGAAAAGCACGGCGTGTTTGCCGTAGATACCGACATCATGGCGGCGTTCGACCAGGTGGATGTGCTCAACAAATCGGCACTGATTTACATCGCGGCGAAGAACATGGGCTTCGAACCCGAAGGCATGAGCCAGGAGCAGATGAAGGAAATGTCAGTGGCTTTCAATTTGCCGAAATGA
- the fucO gene encoding lactaldehyde reductase codes for MYRMILNETSYFGAGCRESIGTEAQRRGFKKAFFVTDNDLIRFHVADKVIEVFDKNNIPYEVYSDVKANPTIANVQHGVEAYKASGADFIVALGGGSAIDTAKGIGIVVNNPEFADVRSLEGVADTRHKAVPTFALPTTAGTGAEVTINYVIIDEQAQKKMVCVDPNDIPCVAIVDPELMYSMPKGLTAATGMDALTHAIESYITPGAWLMSDMFELKAIEMIAGNLKAAVDNGNDPVAREAMSQAQYIAGMGFSNVGLGIVHSMAHPLGAHYDTPHGVANALLLPYVMEYNAESPAAPKYIHIAKAMGVDTEGMTEAEGVKAAIEAVRALSLSINIPQKLHEIGVREEDLHQLAIDAFNDVCTGGNPRPTSIEDIEALYRKAY; via the coding sequence ATGTACAGAATGATTTTGAACGAAACCTCGTATTTCGGTGCGGGATGCCGCGAAAGCATTGGCACGGAAGCGCAGCGCAGAGGTTTCAAGAAAGCGTTTTTCGTGACCGACAACGATTTGATTCGTTTTCACGTAGCAGATAAAGTGATTGAAGTGTTCGACAAGAACAACATCCCTTACGAAGTGTATAGCGACGTGAAGGCAAATCCCACCATCGCCAACGTGCAGCACGGCGTGGAGGCTTATAAAGCTTCGGGAGCCGATTTCATCGTAGCATTGGGCGGAGGCTCGGCGATTGATACCGCCAAAGGCATCGGTATCGTGGTGAATAATCCCGAATTTGCCGATGTGCGTTCGTTGGAAGGGGTTGCCGATACCCGCCATAAAGCGGTTCCGACTTTTGCATTGCCTACTACGGCAGGTACGGGAGCCGAAGTGACCATCAACTATGTCATCATCGACGAGCAGGCTCAAAAGAAAATGGTATGTGTCGACCCGAATGACATCCCGTGTGTAGCGATTGTCGACCCCGAATTGATGTATTCCATGCCCAAAGGCTTGACCGCCGCTACGGGTATGGATGCCCTGACCCACGCCATCGAAAGCTACATTACGCCGGGTGCGTGGCTGATGTCGGATATGTTCGAACTGAAGGCTATCGAAATGATTGCCGGGAACCTGAAGGCTGCGGTAGATAATGGCAACGACCCGGTGGCGCGTGAAGCAATGTCGCAGGCACAATATATCGCCGGTATGGGGTTCAGCAACGTAGGGCTGGGCATCGTACACTCGATGGCTCATCCGCTGGGTGCGCATTATGACACACCTCACGGCGTGGCAAACGCATTGCTCTTGCCTTATGTGATGGAGTATAATGCCGAATCGCCGGCGGCTCCCAAGTATATCCATATCGCCAAGGCAATGGGAGTGGATACGGAAGGCATGACCGAGGCAGAAGGAGTGAAAGCAGCCATCGAGGCGGTGCGTGCCCTCTCGCTCAGCATCAACATCCCGCAGAAGCTGCACGAAATCGGTGTGCGCGAGGAAGACCTGCACCAGTTGGCAATCGATGCCTTCAACGATGTCTGCACCGGAGGCAATCCGCGTCCCACTTCGATAGAAGACATCGAAGCCCTGTATCGCAAGGCATATTGA
- a CDS encoding ABC transporter ATP-binding protein, producing the protein MSKTVIELQNIKRNFIVGNEVVHALRGISFTISEGEFVTIMGTSGSGKSTLLNTLGCLDTPTSGEYYLDGVSVRTMSKSQRAILRNRKIGFVFQNYNLLPKTTAVANVELPLMYNPAVSAAERRKRAVQALIAVGLGDRLEHKSNQMSGGQMQRVAIARALVNDPAVILADEATGNLDTRTSFEILVLFQKLHAEGRTIIFVTHNPDLAQYSSRNIRLRDGHVIEDKVNPEILSAAETLATLPKNDEDDS; encoded by the coding sequence ATGAGCAAAACGGTTATCGAGCTACAGAATATCAAGCGGAATTTCATCGTAGGTAATGAAGTGGTACACGCATTGCGAGGCATCTCATTCACCATCAGCGAAGGAGAATTCGTGACCATCATGGGCACCTCCGGCTCCGGGAAATCCACATTGCTCAACACATTGGGCTGCCTTGATACCCCAACCAGCGGAGAATATTATCTGGATGGCGTATCGGTGCGCACCATGAGCAAATCGCAACGCGCTATCTTGCGCAACCGTAAGATTGGTTTTGTATTTCAGAATTACAACCTTCTTCCTAAAACCACTGCCGTAGCCAACGTTGAGCTTCCGCTGATGTATAACCCTGCAGTCAGCGCTGCTGAACGACGTAAAAGAGCCGTTCAGGCACTCATTGCAGTAGGGTTGGGCGACCGATTGGAACACAAGTCCAACCAAATGTCGGGAGGCCAAATGCAACGTGTAGCTATTGCCCGTGCCTTAGTAAACGACCCTGCCGTCATCTTAGCAGATGAAGCTACCGGAAACCTTGACACACGGACCTCTTTTGAGATTTTGGTACTGTTCCAAAAGCTGCATGCTGAAGGACGCACCATCATTTTTGTCACCCACAATCCCGACCTTGCCCAATACAGCAGCCGGAACATCCGGCTCCGCGACGGGCATGTGATAGAAGACAAAGTGAATCCGGAAATCTTGTCGGCAGCCGAAACACTTGCGACATTGCCTAAAAACGATGAAGATGACTCATAA
- a CDS encoding ABC transporter permease: MNGTNLFKIALRALANNKLRAFLTMLGIIIGVASVIAMLAIGQGSKRSIQQQISEMGSNMIMIHPGAEMRGGVRQDPSSMQTLKLENYEKLHEECIYLAAISPNVSSSGQLIAGSNNYPSSVTGCSNDYLEIRQLTVEQGEKFSDNDIRTAAKVCVIGKTIVDNLFPDGTDPIGKIIRCNKIPLRVIGVLKSKGYNSMGQDQDDIVLAPYTTVMKRLLAQTYLSGIFASALTEDMTEEAVDEITTILRREHKLKASDEDDFTIRTQQELSSMLNTTTDLMTTLLACIAGISLVVGGIGIMNIMYVSVTERTREIGLRMSVGARGIDILSQFLIESILISITGGLIGVILGCGASFVIKAVAHWPVFIQPWSVLLSFAVCTLTGVFFGWYPAKKAADLDPIEALRYE, translated from the coding sequence ATGAACGGAACAAACCTATTTAAAATAGCACTTCGCGCTTTGGCAAACAACAAGCTGCGCGCCTTTCTCACCATGTTGGGAATCATCATCGGCGTAGCTTCGGTCATCGCCATGCTTGCCATCGGACAAGGGTCTAAACGAAGCATCCAGCAACAGATTTCGGAAATGGGTTCCAACATGATTATGATTCATCCGGGAGCCGAAATGCGAGGCGGAGTGCGCCAAGACCCCTCTTCCATGCAGACATTGAAACTGGAAAACTACGAAAAGCTGCATGAGGAATGCATTTACCTTGCCGCTATCAGCCCCAATGTATCTTCATCCGGACAACTCATTGCAGGCTCAAACAACTATCCTTCATCGGTGACCGGATGCAGCAATGATTACCTGGAAATCCGCCAGCTTACGGTGGAACAAGGAGAAAAGTTCAGTGACAACGATATCCGCACCGCCGCAAAAGTATGCGTAATCGGAAAAACCATTGTCGACAACCTTTTCCCTGACGGGACCGACCCTATCGGAAAAATCATCCGATGCAACAAGATTCCGCTCCGGGTCATCGGAGTGTTGAAATCAAAAGGATATAACTCCATGGGGCAAGACCAAGACGACATTGTTTTAGCTCCTTATACAACTGTTATGAAACGTTTGTTGGCGCAAACCTATTTAAGTGGTATATTTGCATCGGCATTGACCGAAGACATGACAGAGGAAGCGGTAGACGAAATCACGACCATCTTGCGACGCGAGCATAAGCTGAAGGCAAGCGATGAAGATGACTTCACCATCCGCACCCAGCAAGAATTAAGTTCGATGCTGAATACGACGACCGACCTTATGACAACTTTGCTCGCCTGCATTGCAGGTATTTCGCTCGTCGTAGGAGGCATCGGAATCATGAACATCATGTATGTTTCGGTCACCGAGCGCACCCGCGAAATCGGATTGCGCATGTCGGTAGGAGCACGAGGCATCGATATACTCTCGCAATTCCTGATAGAATCCATTCTTATCAGCATCACGGGAGGACTGATCGGGGTCATATTGGGATGCGGAGCCAGCTTTGTCATCAAAGCCGTGGCACACTGGCCGGTCTTTATCCAGCCGTGGAGCGTCCTGCTATCTTTTGCCGTATGTACGCTGACAGGAGTCTTTTTCGGCTGGTATCCGGCAAAGAAAGCCGCCGACCTTGACCCGATTGAAGCCCTGCGCTACGAATAA
- a CDS encoding LytR/AlgR family response regulator transcription factor, translating to MNLRCAIIDDEPLALGLLESYVKKTPALTLCGSYSSAVLAMKYLPEHPADLLFLDIQMPELNGLEFSRMVTENTRIVFTTAFNQYAIDGYRVNALDYLLKPISYTDFMEAVNKAIHWFELQQKAESHSSPQPAENMEKYIYVKSDYKLIQIELDKILYIEGLKDYIKIHLEGIEKPILSLISMRSMEEKLPAERFIRIHRSFIVQKQKIKIIDKGRIVFGKDYIPVSDSYKQELQNYVNEHIV from the coding sequence ATGAATCTACGTTGCGCTATCATCGATGACGAGCCCTTGGCATTAGGGCTACTGGAAAGTTACGTAAAAAAGACACCGGCATTAACACTCTGCGGAAGCTATTCAAGTGCCGTACTGGCAATGAAGTACTTGCCCGAACATCCTGCCGACCTCTTATTTCTAGACATTCAAATGCCCGAACTGAACGGGCTGGAGTTTTCGCGCATGGTGACCGAGAACACCCGCATCGTCTTTACCACCGCATTCAACCAATATGCCATAGACGGATACCGTGTCAACGCCTTAGACTATCTTTTAAAGCCAATCAGTTACACCGATTTTATGGAAGCCGTCAACAAGGCAATTCATTGGTTCGAACTCCAGCAAAAAGCAGAAAGCCATTCTTCTCCGCAACCCGCAGAAAACATGGAAAAATACATTTACGTAAAAAGTGACTACAAGCTGATACAAATCGAACTCGACAAGATACTGTACATTGAGGGACTGAAAGATTACATCAAAATTCATTTAGAGGGAATCGAAAAACCCATCCTGTCTTTAATCAGCATGCGGTCTATGGAAGAAAAACTTCCGGCCGAGCGGTTTATCCGCATACACCGCTCGTTTATCGTACAAAAACAAAAGATAAAAATTATCGACAAGGGACGCATTGTATTCGGAAAAGATTATATACCGGTCTCCGACAGCTATAAGCAAGAGCTTCAAAATTATGTTAACGAACATATTGTTTAA